The Elaeis guineensis isolate ETL-2024a chromosome 13, EG11, whole genome shotgun sequence genome includes a region encoding these proteins:
- the LOC105055946 gene encoding LOW QUALITY PROTEIN: pentatricopeptide repeat-containing protein At1g74900, mitochondrial (The sequence of the model RefSeq protein was modified relative to this genomic sequence to represent the inferred CDS: deleted 2 bases in 1 codon), with the protein MGAASLGSRNSNRKQSTLLVPELATPMSCLQSLSGQLLSLQNPNPNCLPPSLLPLRRHSSNDPTTQSSPPQEDDLPVLIADAVLRHSGDDDPRTLARSLSRLSPNAWPPALVDRVMKRLWNDGPRALLFFHSLLRLPSFRPAASSFDLAIDLAGRLRDPRALRRLLFLRQHHGLPPTPRTFAIIAERHLAAGKPDRAVRSFLSMPRLGCPHDLSTFNSLLDALCKSRRVEKAFSLLRALKNRFLPDAITYNIIADGWCRLKRTPKALEVLREMVDSGIEPTLNTYNILLKGFFRAGQIREALEFFSQMKKRGRKKNPISGGNCRPDVVSYTTMVHGLGLAGQLDKSRKVFDEMVDQGCLPSVPTYNALIQVICKKGSVKDAILVFDEMVRKGYTPNAVTYNLVIRGLCHAGEMDQAMEFLERMKREECEPNVQTYNILIRYWCEEGEIEKGLQLFGTMLGRGGCLPNLDTYNVLISAMFTRKRPEDMVVAGKMVREMVERGHLPRRFMFNRVLNGLLLTGNQGFARELLRMQDRHKRLARVVRP; encoded by the exons ATGGGTGCAGCCTCCCTCGGTTCCAGGAATTCTAACAGAAAGCAGAGCACTCTGCTGGTCCCCGAATTGGCCACCCCGATGTCATGCCTCCAGTCTCTCTCCGGCCAACTT CTCTCCCTCCAGAACCCAAACCCCAACTGCCTCCCCCCGTCCCTCCTTCCTCTCAGAAGACATTCTTCAAACGATCCCACCACCCAATCCTCACCACCCCAGGAAGATGACCTCCCCGTCCTCATCGCTGACGCCGTCCTCCGCCACTCCGGCGATGACGACCCCCGAACCCTCGCCCGATCCCTCTCTCGCCTCTCCCCCAATGCCTGGCCTCCGGCCCTCGTCGACCGCGTCATGAAGCGCCTCTGGAACGACGGCCCGCGAGCCCTCCTCTTCTTCCACTCCCTCCTCCGCCTCCCCTCCTTCCGTCCCGCCGCCTCCTCCTTCGACCTTGCCATCGACCTCGCCGGCCGCCTCCGCGACCCCCGTGCCCTCCGCCGCCTCCTCTTCCTCCGCCAGCATCATGGCCTCCCCCCCACCCCCCGTACCTTCGCCATCATCGCCGAGCGCCACCTCGCCGCCGGCAAGCCCGACCGCGCCGTCCGCTCCTTCCTCTCCATGCCCCGCCTCGGCTGCCCGCACGACCTCTCCACCTTCAACTCCCTCCTCGACGCCCTCTGCAAGTCCCGCCGCGTCGAGAAGGCCTTCTCCCTTCTTCGAGCCCTGAAAAACCGATTTCTTCCCGACGCCATCACGTATAACATCATCGCCGACGGTTGGTGCCGGCTCAAACGCACTCCAAAAGCTCTGGAAGTTCTCCGGGAGATGGTCGATTCCGGCATCGAGCCAACGCTGAACACCTACAACATCTTGCTCAAGGGCTTCTTCCGAGCAGGGCAGATCAGGGAGGCGCTGGAATTCTTCTCTCagatgaagaagagagggaggaagaagaatccgatttcggGGGGCAACTGCCGGCCGGATGTGGTTTCCTACACCACCATGGTCCATGGGCTGGGGCTCGCCGGTCAGCTCGACAAATCCCGGAAGGTGTTCGACGAAATGGTCGACCAGGGCTGCCTCCCTTCGGTGCCAACCTACAATGCATTGATTCAGGTCATCTGCAAGAAGGGCAGCGTCAAAGATGCCATCTTGGTATTTGatgagatggtgaggaagggATACACCCCCAATGCTGTTACCTACAATTTGGTGATCAGAGGGCTTTGCCATGCCGGGGAGATGGACCAAGCCATGGAGTTCTTGGAAAGGATGAAGCGTGAGGAGTGCGAGCCCAATGTGCAGACTTATAATATTTTGATCAGGTATTGGTGCGAGGAGGGAGAGATAGAGAAGGGTTTGCAGTTGTTTGGGACCATGTTGGGGCGAGGGGGCTGCTTGCCGAATTTGGATACATACAATGTGTTAATAAGTGCGATGTTCACGAGGAAGAGGCCGGAGGACATGGTGGTGGCCGGGAAGATGGTGAGGGAGATGGTGGAGAGGGGACATCTCCCAAGGAGGTTCATGTTCAATCGTGTTCTGAATGGTTTGTTATTGACCGGGAACCAAGGATTTGCCAGAGAGCTCTTGAGGATGCAGGACCGGCATAAACGCCTAGCTCGGGTTGTCAGGCCATGA